The Coffea arabica cultivar ET-39 chromosome 1e, Coffea Arabica ET-39 HiFi, whole genome shotgun sequence genome has a window encoding:
- the LOC113712315 gene encoding endo-1,3;1,4-beta-D-glucanase-like isoform X1, with protein MSGPQCCENAPSLSSSSGAGHVEEIGGLQSYVTGPADSKIAVLLVSDVFGYEAPKLRKLADKVAGAGIFVVVPDFFFGDPLVLEKTTVDDWLKNHGPDQGFEHAKPVIEALKGKGITKVGAAGFCWGAKVVVELAKYAYIHAAVLLHPSFVTLDDIQGVKVPISILGAEKDQKWPPELLKKFGEALDAKPEVDGFVKIFPGATHGWTVRYKDEDEKEVKAAAEAHQDTLDWFVKYLK; from the exons ATGTCAGGTCCACAGTGCTGTGAAAATGCGCCAAGCTTGAGCTCAAGTTCTGGAGCAGGGCATGTGGAAGAAATTGGAGGCCTCCAATCTTACGTTACTGGCCCTGCTGATTCCAAGATTGCGGTTTTGCTTGTCTCTGATGTTTTTG GATATGAAGCTCCAAAGTTGAG GAAGCTTGCAGACAAAGTTGCAGGAGCTGGAATTTTTGTTGTAGTTCCAGATTTTTTTTTCGGAGATCCTTTAGTGCTTGAGAAGACTACTGTTGATGACTGGTTGAAGAATCATGGCCCT GATCAAGGCTTCGAGCATGCAAAGCCAGTCATTGAAGCTTTAAAAGGCAAAGGCATCACTAAAGTTGGAGCTGCAGGCTTTTGCTGGGGAG cAAAAGTTGTAGTGGAACTAGCAAAATATGCCTATATCCATGCTGCAGTGCTTTTACACCCTTCTTTTGTCACTTTGGATGATATTCAGG GGGTCAAGGTTCCAATTTCTATATTGGGAGCTGAGAAGGACCAGAAATGGCCACCAGAGCTGCTGAAAAAATTTGGTGAAGCCTTAGATGCTAAGCCTGAG GTTGATGGTTTCGTGAAGATATTTCCTGGGGCTACGCATGGATGGACTGTGAGATACAAGGATGAAGATGAAAAAGAGGTGAAGGCAGCAGCAGAGGCCCATCAGGATACGTTGGATTGGTTTGTTAAGTACCTCAAGTAG
- the LOC113712315 gene encoding endo-1,3;1,4-beta-D-glucanase-like isoform X2 yields the protein MSGPQCCENAPSLSSSSGAGHVEEIGGLQSYVTGPADSKIAVLLVSDVFGYEAPKLRKLADKVAGAGIFVVVPDFFFGDPLVLEKTTVDDWLKNHGPDQGFEHAKPVIEALKGKGITKVGAAGFCWGGVKVPISILGAEKDQKWPPELLKKFGEALDAKPEVDGFVKIFPGATHGWTVRYKDEDEKEVKAAAEAHQDTLDWFVKYLK from the exons ATGTCAGGTCCACAGTGCTGTGAAAATGCGCCAAGCTTGAGCTCAAGTTCTGGAGCAGGGCATGTGGAAGAAATTGGAGGCCTCCAATCTTACGTTACTGGCCCTGCTGATTCCAAGATTGCGGTTTTGCTTGTCTCTGATGTTTTTG GATATGAAGCTCCAAAGTTGAG GAAGCTTGCAGACAAAGTTGCAGGAGCTGGAATTTTTGTTGTAGTTCCAGATTTTTTTTTCGGAGATCCTTTAGTGCTTGAGAAGACTACTGTTGATGACTGGTTGAAGAATCATGGCCCT GATCAAGGCTTCGAGCATGCAAAGCCAGTCATTGAAGCTTTAAAAGGCAAAGGCATCACTAAAGTTGGAGCTGCAGGCTTTTGCTGGGGAG GGGTCAAGGTTCCAATTTCTATATTGGGAGCTGAGAAGGACCAGAAATGGCCACCAGAGCTGCTGAAAAAATTTGGTGAAGCCTTAGATGCTAAGCCTGAG GTTGATGGTTTCGTGAAGATATTTCCTGGGGCTACGCATGGATGGACTGTGAGATACAAGGATGAAGATGAAAAAGAGGTGAAGGCAGCAGCAGAGGCCCATCAGGATACGTTGGATTGGTTTGTTAAGTACCTCAAGTAG